The Daphnia pulex isolate KAP4 chromosome 3, ASM2113471v1 genome includes a region encoding these proteins:
- the LOC124190538 gene encoding 40S ribosomal protein S8: MGISRDHQHKRRATGGKRKPIRKKRKFELGRPPANTKLGARRIHTVRVRGGNKKYRALRLDQGNFSWGSEGVSRKARIIDVVYNASNNELVRTKTLVKNAIIVVDATPFRQWYEGHYAIPLGRKKGAKLTEAEEAVLNKKKSKKSEKKYKTRQRLAKIETALEEQFLTGRLLVAISSRPGQCGRADGYILEGRELEFYLRKMKTKKGK; the protein is encoded by the exons ATGG GCATCTCTCGTGACCATCAACACAAACGCCGGGCCACTGGTGGAAAACGGAAGCCCATCCGCAAGAAGAGGAAGTTCGAGTTGGGCCGCCCCCCAGCAAACACTAAG CTTGGGGCTCGCCGTATTCATACCGTTCGCGTTCGTGGTGGAAACAAGAAGTACCGTGCCCTTCGTTTGGACCAAGGCAACTTCTCCTGGGGATCTGAAG gtgTCTCTCGCAAGGCCCGCATCATCGACGTTGTTTACAATGCTTCCAATAACGAATTGGTTCGCACCAAGACTCTAGTGAAGAACGCCATCATTGTCGTCGATGCCACCCCTTTCAGACAGTGGTATGAAGGCCACTACGCTATTCCCCTTGGCCGCAAGAAGGGAGCTAAGCTG ACTGAAGCTGAAGAAGCGGTATTGAACAAGAAGAAGTCCAAGAAATCCGAGAAGAAATACAAGACCCGCCAGCGTCTCGCCAAGATCGAGACCGCTTTGGAAGAACAGTTCCTGACTGGTCGTCTTCTAGTGGCAATTTCCAGCCGGCCCGGCCAATGTGGTAGGGCTGATGGTTACATCCTTGAGGGACGAGAATTGGAATTCTACCTCAGGAAAATGAAGAccaagaaaggaaaataa